From Carassius auratus strain Wakin chromosome 1, ASM336829v1, whole genome shotgun sequence, the proteins below share one genomic window:
- the LOC113070666 gene encoding zinc finger protein with KRAB and SCAN domains 8-like has protein sequence MEVEDALSAKFRVLIQGLMTTTTSEIVKIFSKVLLETRMEITRSWREIDLLKQQLEECKQERTEAINRAHWRDFKREDEEIEVSSVNSQSNTVMLVAEGPKESAENVSEAETTQSSKPGQKSQKTCATAAVAENSQKTKCQEQKCTQPKIVCPTNVSRVKGRKSSSSKTISQPTSKTVANKPSTSVDIITNNPKSKLMKKRKLIKMQKRSNDVSVARALRDRQHLSMQRHCLCCSSDECDLQSSPSRALHQVPSVYICRKCERRFKTDLLFKSHNCPMPQNCIRCEQTFTTLQGLTAHSQESEPQFSCSQCEQTFATQCALTVHKQIHTNIIVPKDIKAKRFEVRLQRIPDSQLEAALSSKSSLLQNNSSKQDLLNEPQNAAAADTSPGSACKHGAESMAVNVPETSETQLSPQSVAESLDSRPGTLSESGVGQSSVRKVYAVMSTASCQIQIIEDANGSESPAVHESEKVTDKGNHASASDESGLRSPSRKRKKSDCSHDAYNGVFPVENILKWRNNKGRNEVWVKWMPCTLCGAKFRNTWEPAENFPGYLDDKNEELKKD, from the exons ATGGAAGTGGAGGATGCCTTATCGGCTAAGTTCAGGGTCCTGATTCAAGGGCTCATGACGACGACAACTTCAGAGATAGTCAAAATATTCAGCAAAGTCCTGCTAGAGACCAGAATGGAGATCACCCGGAGCTGGAGGGAGATCGACTTGTTGAAGCAGCAGTTGGAGGAATGTAAGCAGGAAAGGACGGAGGCCATCAATAGAGCTCACTGGAGAGACTTCAAAAGGGAAGATGAAGAGATTGAAGTGTCAAGTGTGAATTCTCAGTCAAACACTGTCATGCTAGTGGCTGAG GGGCCTAAAGAAAGCGCAGAGAATGTCTCAGAAGCAGAGACAACACAGTCAAGCAAACCag GCCAAAAGTCTCAGAAAACCTGTGCAACTGCTGCAGTTGCTGAAAACAGCCAGAAGACCAAGTGCCAAGAGCAAAAATGCACACAGCCGAAAATAGTTTGTCCCACCAATGTGTCGCGAGTGAAAGGGCGGAAATCATCGTCAAGCAAGACCATATCACAGCCCACATCAAAAACCGTTGCAAATAAACCATCTACAAGTGTGGACATAATCACAAATAACCCAAAATCAAAGCTgatgaaaaaaaggaaattaatcaAAATGCAAAAGCGCTCCAATGATGTCAGTGTAGCTCGTGCACTTCGAGACCGACAGCACCTCAGCATGCAGAGGCACTGTCTGTGCTGCTCATCAGATGAGTGTGACCTCCAGTCAAGCCCCTCCAGAGCCCTGCACCAGGTCCCTAGTGTGTATATCTGTCGTAAATGTGAGAGAAGGTTTAAAACAGACCTCCTGTTCAAGAGTCACAATTGCCCAATGCCTCAGAATTGCATCAGGTGTGAGCAGACGTTTACTACCCTTCAGGGGCTCACCGCACACAGTCAGGAATCTGAACCTCAGTTCAGCTGCAGTCAGTGTGAGCAAACGTTTGCCACTCAGTGTGCATTAACTGTGCACAAACAGATCCACACCAACATTATTGTTCCCAAGGATATTAAGGCTAAGAGATTTGAGGTTCGTCTCCAAAGAATCCCTGACTCCCAGCTGGAGGCTGCTTTGTCCTCAAAAAGTTCTCTCTTGCAGAATAACTCTTCAAAACAGGATCTTTTGAATGAACCGCAGAATGCAGCTGCAGCAGATACAAGTCCTGGATCTGCATGCAAACACGGTGCAGAATCAATGGCCGTGAATGTACCCGAGACCAGCGAGACACAACTCTCACCCCAAAGTGTAGCAGAAAGCCTGGACTCAAGGCCAGGAACCCTGTCAGAGTCCGGTGTTGGACAGTCGAGCGTCAGAAAAGTCTATGCTGTCATGTCAACTGCTTCCTGCCAAATTCAGATTATTGAGGATGCAAATGGATCAGAGTCACCAGCTGTGCATGAATCTGAAAAAGTAACCGATAAAGGAAACCATGCCAGTGCAAGTGATGAGTCAGGACTCCGTTCTCCTTCAAGAAAGCGGAAGAAGTCAg ATTGTTCTCATGATGCATACAATGGCGTGTTTCCTGTTGAAAATATTCTGAAATGGAGAAACAATAAG ggaAGAAATGAAGTCTGGGTCAAGTGGATGCCTTGCACGTTGTG TGGGGCAAAGTTTCGGAACACATGGGAACCAGCAGAAAACTTTCCAGGCTATTTGGATGACAAGAACGAAGAGCTGAAGAAAGACTAG
- the LOC113070803 gene encoding uncharacterized protein LOC113070803 isoform X2 produces MSEALFLTFQSQLSVVMETVLKSAMFEITRLVEDSFLEEVGHRKQELEVLKRRLQLSESKLREREREWERERERERGKKTRCPDCGRAGDSSSRDESQPVDTVRGADSLCLGLSLRDQSTNQPTLIEDVWSARQHLETNKQTTVHSHSKEKNDVHPQNAKKIVTPNSNAQIHQDFLQRLLGNSAVHSESTSDFKPRVSDLDKSENNITLDKEMDSHHSELLQSPQDKPNDLPASSPNGRVKTETELDLLPVKEEEEMVPVWDSVNRDDGCHAEMADPSQGELRGPCDQEEIQIGQRFAEHVSTEQGNLHPMNKQRTFSVVAREILTQCQVWQKACYSRNIEWGPITAKIISALPQLYGREAEVIVRCTKMLHNRRDYLRRRAKETAMERNLLPMGQRYLIQLQRGDVQNVKL; encoded by the exons ATGTCCGAAGCGCTTTTCCTCACATTCCAGTCTCAGCTCTCCGTGGTCATGGAGACCGTCCTCAAATCAGCCATGTTTGAGATCACCAGGCTGGTGGAGGACAGCTTCCTCGAGGAAGTGGGTCATCGGAAACAGGAGCTGGAGGTCTTGAAAAGAAGGCTGCAGCTGTCTGAGAGTAAactgagggagagggagagggaatgGGAACGGGAAAGGGAAAGAGAACGGGGGAAGAAGACACGGTGCCCGGACTGTGGCCGAGCAGGAGACTCCAGCAGCAGAGATGAGAGCCAACCTGTCGACACAGTTCGTG GAGCAGACAGCCTTTGTTTAGGCCTAAGCCTGAGAGATCAGTCTACCAATCAGCCTACACTAATTGAAGATGTGTGGAGTGCCAGACAACACCTGGagactaacaaacaaacaacagtACACTCACACTCTAAAGAGAAGAATGATGTACACCCACAGAATGCAAAAAAGATAGTCACACCTAACTCCAATGCACAAATTCATCAGGATTTTCTGCAGAGGCTTCTGGGCAATTCAGCCGTTCACAGTGAGTCCACCAGTGACTTCAAACCCAGAGTGAGTGATTTAGACAAATCCGAAAACAATATTACTCTCGATAAGGAAATGGACTCACACCACTCAGAACTGTTACAAAGTCCTCAGGATAAGCCCAACGATTTGCCGGCATCTTCGCCAAACGGTAGagtaaaaacagaaacagagcTGGATCTTCTACCTGTCAAGGAGGAGGAAGAGATGGTTCCGGTGTGGGACAGCGTCAACAGAGATGACGGGTGCCATGCAGAAATGGCTGATCCAAGTCAGGGAGAGCTCAGAGGACCTTGTGATCAGGAGGAGATACAG ATTGGCCAGAGGTTTGCAGAACACGTTTCCACGGAACAAGGAAATTTACACCCCATGAACAAGCAGAGAACATTCAGT GTGGTGGCCAGAGAGATCCTGACTCAGTGTCAGGTGTGGCAGAAGGCCTGCTATAGCAGGAACATTGAGTGGGGCCCGATTACAGCGAAG ATAATTTCTGCATTGCCGCAGTTGTATGGACGTGAGGCAGAGGTGATCGTACGATGTACTAAGATGCTGCACAACCGCAGGGATTACCTTCGAAGGAGAGCAAAG GAAACCGCTATGGAGAGAAATCTTTTACCTATGGGCCAGCGATATCTTATACAACTTCAAAGAGgtgatgttcaaaatgtaaagttgtga
- the LOC113070803 gene encoding uncharacterized protein LOC113070803 isoform X1 translates to MSEALFLTFQSQLSVVMETVLKSAMFEITRLVEDSFLEEVGHRKQELEVLKRRLQLSESKLREREREWERERERERGKKTRCPDCGRAGDSSSRDESQPVDTVRGADSLCLGLSLRDQSTNQPTLIEDVWSARQHLETNKQTTVHSHSKEKNDVHPQNAKKIVTPNSNAQIHQDFLQRLLGNSAVHSESTSDFKPRVSDLDKSENNITLDKEMDSHHSELLQSPQDKPNDLPASSPNGRVKTETELDLLPVKEEEEMVPVWDSVNRDDGCHAEMADPSQGELRGPCDQEEIQIGQRFAEHVSTEQGNLHPMNKQRTFSVVAREILTQCQVWQKACYSRNIEWGPITAKIISALPQLYGREAEVIVRCTKMLHNRRDYLRRRAKTHITVLKTGESPYISKCTQCCDKYHCPFCETWVYKPRGLGSVVNHVQNHLKLAVQQDDFAIVKCNLKCREYAHFHCCYCSATVLQRGQLKSHLTKCKQKFNAEYEETCSFEESAELE, encoded by the exons ATGTCCGAAGCGCTTTTCCTCACATTCCAGTCTCAGCTCTCCGTGGTCATGGAGACCGTCCTCAAATCAGCCATGTTTGAGATCACCAGGCTGGTGGAGGACAGCTTCCTCGAGGAAGTGGGTCATCGGAAACAGGAGCTGGAGGTCTTGAAAAGAAGGCTGCAGCTGTCTGAGAGTAAactgagggagagggagagggaatgGGAACGGGAAAGGGAAAGAGAACGGGGGAAGAAGACACGGTGCCCGGACTGTGGCCGAGCAGGAGACTCCAGCAGCAGAGATGAGAGCCAACCTGTCGACACAGTTCGTG GAGCAGACAGCCTTTGTTTAGGCCTAAGCCTGAGAGATCAGTCTACCAATCAGCCTACACTAATTGAAGATGTGTGGAGTGCCAGACAACACCTGGagactaacaaacaaacaacagtACACTCACACTCTAAAGAGAAGAATGATGTACACCCACAGAATGCAAAAAAGATAGTCACACCTAACTCCAATGCACAAATTCATCAGGATTTTCTGCAGAGGCTTCTGGGCAATTCAGCCGTTCACAGTGAGTCCACCAGTGACTTCAAACCCAGAGTGAGTGATTTAGACAAATCCGAAAACAATATTACTCTCGATAAGGAAATGGACTCACACCACTCAGAACTGTTACAAAGTCCTCAGGATAAGCCCAACGATTTGCCGGCATCTTCGCCAAACGGTAGagtaaaaacagaaacagagcTGGATCTTCTACCTGTCAAGGAGGAGGAAGAGATGGTTCCGGTGTGGGACAGCGTCAACAGAGATGACGGGTGCCATGCAGAAATGGCTGATCCAAGTCAGGGAGAGCTCAGAGGACCTTGTGATCAGGAGGAGATACAG ATTGGCCAGAGGTTTGCAGAACACGTTTCCACGGAACAAGGAAATTTACACCCCATGAACAAGCAGAGAACATTCAGT GTGGTGGCCAGAGAGATCCTGACTCAGTGTCAGGTGTGGCAGAAGGCCTGCTATAGCAGGAACATTGAGTGGGGCCCGATTACAGCGAAG ATAATTTCTGCATTGCCGCAGTTGTATGGACGTGAGGCAGAGGTGATCGTACGATGTACTAAGATGCTGCACAACCGCAGGGATTACCTTCGAAGGAGAGCAAAG aCGCATATTACTGTCCTTAAAACTGGAGAAAGCCCCTATATCTCTAAGTGCACTCAGTGTTGTGACAAGTATCACTGCCCTTTTTGTGAGACCTGGGTCTACAAGCCAAGAGGGTTAGGGAGCGTTGTTAACCACGTCCAGAATCATCTTAAGTTGGCTGTCCAGCAGGATG ATTTCGCTATTGTCAAGTGTAACTTAAAATGCAGAGAATATGCCCATTTTCACTGCTGCTACTGTTCTGCCACTGTTCTACAAAGAGGCCAGTTAAAATCTCATCTCACAAAATGCAAGCAGAAGTTCAATGCTGAATATGAAGAAACTTGCTCATTTGAGGAAAGTGCTGAACTTGagtag
- the LOC113071051 gene encoding zinc finger and SCAN domain-containing protein 21-like, with amino-acid sequence MTDTLVLSFQTRLSAVMETVLKTTMYEITRLVEESFLEQMDRGKRETEAFRRRLILSEAKLRERERFKRVRCVDCGRTAVSRRRMLHRGPESQSSLDHPLVVKQESASDSRCSPKGSANQEKTSTESKQNTVQVCEPKHRGEVKEEATEPRDPQAHLVIHPQIHKQKDPSACVKETNGLRNPDSDHKPGCTSFTERPGDENEVRQRNLPKWFDPKTDPSARSSVSQPEPVGSSVSSESPGLRPQVGSIDSGPVKQEVVVMLPPDWEDMERIRPPVVSAHNSAKKAQSDLQPGDPLPARPQVQERVSYPAPPIKVQSLAPQTMQHLRTPVRKNAKILLHPNSVMTDQIDRAQSICKALPATKLPHVRQYPEGAATGERNFSTVHPVRNPPQMVSMRVQGDMRHHSAKTMHNCSQCGKGFSHLCHLRAHQQIHTGERQFCCTICGRSFTKLSNLKAHRRVHTGERPYICTDCGKRFTQKCNLKRHQKIHSELTHTNV; translated from the exons ATGACGGACACGCTGGTCCTCTCCTTCCAGACTCGGCTGTCTGCGGTCATGGAGACGGTCCTCAAGACCACCATGTACGAGATCACCCGGCTGGTGGAGGAGAGCTTCTTGGAGCAGATGGATCGAGGCAAACGAGAGACGGAGGCGTTCAGACGGAGGCTGATATTGTCGGAGGCCAAACTGAGAGAACGGGAGAGGTTTAAGAGGGTGAGGTGCGTGGACTGTGGTCGGACAGCGGTGTCCAGGAGGAGGATGCTACACAGAGGCCCCGAATCACAGAGCA gtCTGGACCACCCACTTGTTGTAAAGCAGGAAAGTGCCTCTGACAGCAGGTGCAGTCCCAAGGGAAGTGCAAATCAGGAGAAGACTTCAACAGAATCTAAACAAAAT ACTGTTCAAGTGTGTGAACCTAAACATAGAGGAGAAGTGAAAGAGGAAGCAACAGAGCCTAGAGACCCGCAAGCTCATCTTGTGATACATcctcaaatacacaaacaaaaagatCCTTCAGCCTGTGTTAAAGAGACCAATGGACTCCGCAATCCAGATTCTGACCACAAACCAGGATGCACATCTTTCACTGAAAGACCAGGGGATGAAAATGAGGTCAGACAAAGAAACCTCCCAAAATGGTTTGACCCTAAAACAGACCCTTCAGCACGGTCTTCTGTTTCACAGCCAGAACCAGTCGGGTCCTCAGTATCTTCAGAGTCTCCGGGTTTGAGACCGCAAGTGGGCAGCATTGACTCAGGGCCTGTTAAACAGGAAGTTGTAGTGATGCTTCCACCAGACTGGGAAGATATGGAAAGGATCAGGCCTCCGGTGGTTTCTGCTCATAACAGTGCTAAGAAAGCACAGTCAGATCTTCAGCCTGGAGATCCTCTGCCCGCTAGACCTCAAGTACAGGAGCGGGTTTCCTATCCTGCGCCTCCCATCAAGGTTCAGAGCCTTGCACCACAAACCATGCAGCATCTCAGAACACCCGTTAGAAAGAACGCAAAAATCCTTCTACATCCCAATTCAGTTATGACGGATCAGATAGACCGGGCACAGTCCATCTGCAAAGCCCTTCCTGCTACTAAACTTCCTCATGTCCGTCAGTATCCTGAAGGAGCCGCTACAGGTGAAAGAAATTTCAGTACTGTACACCCAGTAAGAAATCCGCCACAGATGGTTAGTATGAGGGTTCAAGGGGACATGCGGCACCATTCGGCGAAGACGATGCACAATTGCAGCCAGTGTGGAAAAGGCTTCTCTCATCTGTGTCACCTCAGAGCTCACCAACAGATTCACACAGGTGAGAGGCAGTTCTGCTGTACCATCTGTGGACGGAGTTTCACCAAACTGAGTAACCTGAAAGCACACCGCAGGGTTCACACCGGTGAGAGACCTTACATCTGCACAGACTGTGGGAAAAGGTTCACTCAGAAATGCAACTTGAAGAGACATCAGAAAATTCACTCTGAACTCACTCATACTAATGTATGA
- the LOC113071138 gene encoding zinc finger protein 34-like, whose protein sequence is MSEVIHSFQSQLSGVMETVFKAAMFEITRLVEESFVKEVSRSREQVETLKKRLQWSETRRKNQETGLRNLRCAECDKSRVCNEEKEEMPPQSENECSLKQEKVPDGNWGSCELESDTLLGKERLEDQTSSSNTTEPASKEDRKLDCVLKEEALFVTAGNKELQDGWMLDTEGAETSDFSGHSYSEQELHQIQEEWSSGLDQTADNETYGDITDVHGPLYPTRYDTEELASYSVREVEVGDLDGLRERTVDMLGNSVSVAVGPEKNDLHEEGGRRHSSSIKRNRGNRGSLLVQVSPQTENVDRDMHCLLINADGHLQDINSFTEVHSGDAGGAGHRRHSLYVGDTTSGSVYKGQASNHSLKPNVGQALGDDRASVNAFPLSHRVSSSAAYTCNQCGKKFTQACNLKVHQRVHQQDGLHLCSHCGKGYSSFSDLRRHRCSQTGDKPYTCTLCGNKFSRLWNLKLHQRIHTQEKPHKCTMCSKSFTRADILKVHQRTHTGERPYCCGICGLSFKRLDHLRSHHRKHSADQNNP, encoded by the exons ATGTCTGAAGTCATTCACTCGTTTCAGTCACAGCTGTCTGGGGTCATGGAGACCGTTTTTAAAGCTGCCATGTTTGAGATCACTCGTCTCGTGGAGGAGAGTTTCGTTAAGGAAGTGTCCCGTAGTCGAGAGCAGGTAGAGACTCTGAAGAAGAGGCTCCAGTGGAGCGAGACCAGACGGAAAAATCAAGAGACGGGTTTGAGAAATCTGAGGTGTGCAGAGTGTGACAAATCCCGTGTGTGTAACGAGGAAAAAGAAGAAATGCCACCACAGTCAG AAAATGAATGCAGCCTCAAACAGGAGAAAGTTCCAGATGGGAACTGGGGAAGCTGTGAGTTGGAGTCTGACACCCTTTTGGGAAAAGAGAGGTTGGAAGACCAAACCAGCTCCAGTAACACAACAGAG CCTGCAAGCAAAGAGGACAGGAAACTGGACTGCGTATTGAAAGAGGAGGCCCTTTTTGTCACTGCCGGTAATAAAGAGCTtcaggatggatggatgttggatacTGAAG GAGCTGAGACATCAGATTTCTCAGGTCACAGTTACAGTGAGCAGGAGCTGCATCAGATTCAGGAAGAGTGGAGCTCTGGACTTGATCAGACTGCTGACAATGAGACTTATGGAGATATCACAGATGTCCATGGTCCGTTGTATCCAACACGCTATGACACAGAAGAGCTAGCGAGCTACAGTGTGCGTGAAGTGGAGGTGGGAGACCTGGATGGTCTCAGAGAAAGAACTGTTGACATGTTGGGTAATTCAGTATCTGTTGCGGTTGGGCCTGAGAAAAATGACCTGCACGAGGAAGGTGGGAGACGTCACAGCTCTTCCATTAAGCGTAATAGAGGAAACAGAGGATCTTTACTTGTGCAGGTCAGCCCCCAGACAGAAAACGTGGATAGAGACATGCACTGTTTACTTATAAATGCAGATGGCCACTTGCAAGACATAAATTCCTTCACTGAAGTTCACAGTGGGGATGCAGGAGGTGCTGGGCATAGAAGACACTCACTGTATGTTGGGGACACAACAAGTGGCTCAGTTTATAAGGGACAAGCATCGAATCACTCTCTGAAACCTAATGTTGGACAAGCATTAGGAGATGACAGGGCTTCTGTGAACGCCTTCCCGCTCTCCCACCGAGTCAGTTCAAGTGCTGCATACACTTGTAACCAGTGTGGTAAGAAGTTCACTCAGGCCTGCAACCTAAAAGTGCATCAGCGTGTCCACCAGCAGGATGGTCTCCACTTGTGCAGCCACTGTGGGAAAGGTTATTCGTCCTTCAGTGACTTGCGGAGACACAGATGCAGTCAGACCGGAGACAAGCCCTACACCTGCACACTATGTGGGAACAAATTCAGCCGATTGTGGAACCTCAAGCTGCATCAGCGTATTCACACACAGGAGAAACCCCACAAGTGCACTATGTGCAGCAAGAGCTTCACCCGGGCTGACATCTTGAAAGTCCATCAGCGTACCCATACAGGAGAAAGACCGTATTGCTGTGGGATCTGTGGACTGAGCTTCAAACGACTGGATCATCTCAGGTCACATCATCGCAAACATAGTGCTGACCAGAACAAtccatga